From the genome of Deltaproteobacteria bacterium, one region includes:
- a CDS encoding TerC family protein, translating into MTLDFLASPESWIAFVTLTSLEIVLGIDNIIFISILAGKLPPAQQRSARLIGLSLAMITRILLLLSLSWIIRLTAPLFTVLRNDISGRDLILLVGGLFLLAKSTHEIHQKLEGDAGHAGKATHPSYGSALVQIMLLDIVFSLDSVITAVGMVDEIAIMIAAVVSAVAFMMVFAGSISAFVERHPTIKMLALSFLLLIGVTLIAEGFDQHFPKGYVYFAMAFSVFVEMLNLRMRAAHEPPVKLHEPY; encoded by the coding sequence ATGACCCTCGACTTCCTCGCGAGCCCCGAGAGCTGGATCGCCTTCGTCACGTTGACGTCGCTCGAGATCGTCCTCGGCATCGACAACATCATCTTCATCTCCATCCTGGCCGGAAAGCTGCCGCCGGCGCAGCAACGGAGCGCGCGGCTCATCGGCCTCTCGCTCGCGATGATCACGCGCATCCTGCTGCTCTTGTCGCTGTCGTGGATCATCCGACTCACGGCGCCGCTCTTCACGGTGCTCCGGAACGACATTTCCGGCCGCGATCTGATCCTGCTCGTCGGCGGCCTCTTCCTCCTCGCCAAGAGCACCCATGAGATCCATCAGAAGCTCGAGGGCGATGCGGGACACGCCGGGAAGGCGACGCACCCCTCCTACGGGAGCGCGCTCGTGCAGATCATGCTGCTCGACATCGTGTTCTCGCTCGATTCGGTCATCACGGCGGTCGGTATGGTCGATGAGATCGCGATCATGATCGCCGCGGTCGTCTCCGCCGTCGCGTTCATGATGGTGTTCGCGGGCTCGATCAGCGCGTTCGTCGAGCGCCACCCGACGATCAAGATGCTGGCGCTGAGCTTCCTGCTGCTCATCGGCGTCACGCTGATCGCGGAGGGCTTCGACCAGCACTTCCCGAAGGGCTACGTCTACTTCGCGATGGCGTTCTCGGTGTTCGTCGAGATGCTGAACCTCCGTATGCGCGCCGCGCACGAACCGCCGGTGAAGCTGCACGAGCCGTACTGA
- a CDS encoding thioredoxin family protein encodes MKTSVRKRTPLVAALAAAMWLAGAGAAGAGAPKVGEPAPAFSATDLDGKTRTLSEFKGRYVVLEWHNRGCPFVKKHYDSGNMQRLQKELTGKGAVWLSIISSAPGKQGYVTAAEEKQYLAAKHAAPTTVLFDPEGIVGRAYGAKTTPHMFVIDDKGVLVYAGAIDDNPSADAADAATAKNYVRAAHEEASAGKPVSTASTAPYGCGVKYGN; translated from the coding sequence ATGAAGACGTCCGTCCGGAAGCGGACCCCGCTGGTCGCGGCGCTCGCGGCGGCCATGTGGCTGGCCGGGGCCGGCGCCGCCGGCGCCGGGGCCCCGAAGGTCGGCGAGCCCGCACCGGCCTTCAGCGCGACCGACCTCGACGGCAAGACGCGCACCCTCTCGGAGTTCAAAGGCAGGTACGTCGTCCTCGAGTGGCACAACCGGGGCTGCCCCTTCGTGAAGAAGCACTACGACAGCGGCAACATGCAGCGCCTCCAGAAGGAGCTGACCGGCAAGGGCGCCGTATGGCTCTCGATCATCTCGTCGGCGCCCGGCAAGCAGGGCTACGTGACGGCGGCCGAGGAAAAGCAGTACCTCGCCGCCAAGCACGCCGCGCCGACGACGGTCCTCTTCGACCCCGAAGGCATCGTCGGACGCGCGTACGGCGCCAAGACGACGCCGCACATGTTCGTGATCGACGACAAGGGCGTGCTCGTCTACGCGGGCGCGATCGACGACAACCCGTCGGCCGATGCCGCCGACGCGGCCACCGCCAAGAACTACGTGCGCGCGGCCCACGAGGAGGCGAGCGCCGGCAAGCCCGTCTCGACCGCGTCGACCGCGCCGTATGGCTGCGGCGTGAAGTACGGCAACTGA
- a CDS encoding thioredoxin family protein: MRRVLRDERSPHGRAPTRGRVLTAAASALLLLAPIRPATAVMVSAKHLDVELVSDVAAAAPGGTFRLGVRFVPEKGWHVYWRNPGDSGEPPRIEWMLPAGLTAGALEWPTPERIPVGPLAAFGYPGEVLLAAPVAVARDVAAGAPLPLRAQAKWLVCNDDECIPGGATLALTLPVGEGAAVAPEMARLFAARALPEKPPASWRVAARIDREHVTLEVDGASVALGTTPFFFAAERGALDASAPQPFTQRADGFALALTPRAAAPTRLTGVLRVGDRAYGIDAPVGPPIAPLSATPLALAFAGGLLLNLMPCVFPVLAIKALALVGLGGEERRRVRRHGIVYLAGIVASFWLLAGVLIAARAGGAELGWGFQLQHPAVIAALAMLFFWMALVLLDVVSVGGSIMGVGQHLTAGGGDRAAFFTGVLATVVATPCTAPFMGTAVGYALGQPAVVAFAVFTSLGLGLAFPYVLVTWVPALASRLPRPGAWMQTLKQLLAFPLLATVVWLVWVASFQAGPPAVGAILMGLVLVGFAAWVSAHWRGAGGRLIAAAAVVSALALAVTIRTLDAPAPATPGAADFAWEPFSTARIAELRAQGRPVFVDFTAAWCVTCQVNKKVALETAEVIAKMKQLGVVAVRADWTRPDAAITRALQEFGRDGVPLYVLYSGRESDPPRILPQILTPTIVIAELEKLEPMPPRRST; this comes from the coding sequence ATGCGTCGCGTCCTCCGTGACGAGCGCTCGCCGCACGGCCGAGCGCCGACCCGCGGGCGGGTGCTGACGGCGGCGGCTTCGGCCCTCCTCCTTCTCGCGCCGATCCGCCCCGCCACGGCCGTCATGGTGTCGGCGAAGCACCTCGACGTCGAGCTCGTGAGCGACGTCGCGGCCGCGGCGCCGGGCGGCACCTTCCGGCTCGGGGTGCGCTTCGTGCCCGAGAAGGGCTGGCACGTCTACTGGCGGAACCCCGGCGACTCCGGCGAACCGCCGCGCATCGAGTGGATGCTGCCGGCCGGGCTCACGGCGGGCGCCCTCGAGTGGCCGACGCCCGAGCGCATCCCGGTCGGTCCGCTGGCGGCCTTCGGCTACCCGGGCGAGGTGCTGCTCGCGGCGCCGGTCGCGGTCGCGCGCGACGTCGCCGCCGGCGCGCCGCTACCGCTGCGCGCGCAGGCGAAGTGGCTCGTCTGCAACGACGACGAGTGCATCCCGGGAGGCGCCACGCTCGCGCTGACGCTGCCGGTCGGCGAGGGCGCGGCGGTCGCGCCCGAGATGGCGCGGCTGTTCGCGGCGCGCGCGCTTCCGGAAAAGCCGCCCGCGAGCTGGCGCGTTGCCGCGAGGATCGACCGCGAGCACGTTACGCTCGAAGTCGACGGCGCGTCGGTCGCGCTCGGGACGACCCCCTTCTTCTTCGCGGCCGAGCGCGGCGCCCTCGACGCGTCGGCGCCGCAGCCGTTCACGCAGCGCGCCGACGGCTTCGCGCTCGCCCTCACCCCGCGCGCCGCCGCGCCGACGAGGCTCACCGGCGTGCTCCGCGTCGGCGACCGCGCGTACGGCATCGACGCCCCCGTCGGGCCGCCGATCGCGCCGCTCTCGGCGACGCCGCTCGCGCTCGCCTTCGCGGGCGGCCTCCTCCTGAACCTCATGCCGTGCGTGTTCCCGGTGCTGGCGATCAAGGCCCTGGCGCTCGTCGGGCTCGGCGGCGAGGAGCGCCGGCGCGTCCGCCGGCACGGCATCGTCTACCTGGCGGGCATCGTCGCGTCGTTCTGGCTGCTCGCGGGCGTTCTCATCGCGGCGCGCGCCGGCGGCGCCGAGCTCGGCTGGGGCTTCCAGCTCCAGCATCCGGCCGTCATCGCGGCGCTCGCGATGCTCTTCTTCTGGATGGCGCTCGTGCTGCTCGACGTGGTCTCGGTCGGCGGCTCGATCATGGGCGTCGGCCAGCACCTGACCGCCGGCGGGGGGGATCGCGCCGCGTTCTTCACGGGCGTGCTCGCAACCGTCGTCGCGACTCCGTGCACGGCGCCCTTCATGGGCACCGCGGTCGGCTACGCGCTCGGCCAGCCCGCCGTGGTCGCGTTCGCGGTCTTCACGAGCCTCGGGCTCGGCCTCGCCTTCCCCTACGTGCTCGTGACCTGGGTCCCCGCCCTCGCGTCGCGCCTGCCACGCCCGGGCGCGTGGATGCAGACGCTGAAGCAGCTCCTCGCCTTTCCGCTGCTCGCGACCGTCGTGTGGCTCGTGTGGGTGGCGAGCTTCCAGGCGGGACCGCCCGCGGTCGGCGCGATCCTGATGGGGCTCGTGCTGGTCGGCTTCGCGGCCTGGGTCAGCGCGCACTGGCGCGGTGCCGGCGGACGCCTGATCGCCGCCGCCGCCGTCGTGAGCGCGCTGGCGCTCGCCGTCACGATCCGGACGCTCGACGCGCCGGCGCCGGCGACGCCCGGCGCCGCCGACTTCGCGTGGGAGCCCTTCTCGACCGCGCGCATCGCCGAGCTCCGCGCCCAGGGCCGTCCGGTCTTCGTCGACTTCACCGCCGCCTGGTGCGTCACCTGTCAGGTGAACAAGAAGGTCGCGCTCGAGACCGCCGAGGTGATCGCCAAGATGAAGCAACTCGGCGTGGTCGCCGTCCGCGCCGACTGGACGCGCCCCGACGCCGCGATCACCCGCGCGCTCCAGGAGTTCGGGCGCGACGGCGTCCCGCTCTACGTCCTGTACAGCGGCCGCGAAAGCGATCCGCCGCGCATCCTGCCGCAGATCTTGACACCCACGATCGTCATCGCCGAGCTCGAAAAGCTCGAACCGATGCCGCCGAGGAGGAGCACATGA
- a CDS encoding AI-2E family transporter — translation MVVARPAVRRDVAVWFAILASFAALLWIFGDILLPFLLGMAIAYVVDPVVVWFARRGLSRGMAAGLLVGVSLAVGLATLLVFGPVLIEQARALLARAPEILTAISQSTTAVAERFLRVVGVGPRGEVPSILVQAEHRVEEMLAMWAATLLGRGIALVNLLGLLAVTPLVAFYLLRDWPRILAHIDGWLPRDYADTIRAQAREMDRVLAGFARGAALVSAGLAVFYGAALSLAGLDFGLLIGIVAGALSFVPYLGATVGFGVSVGMALVQFWPDWTRVVLVGAIFVVGNLVSDYIVTPRVVGDRIGVHPLWVLFAFFAGAALFGFAGILASVPACAAIGVVARFAIQQYKSSAFYRGAA, via the coding sequence ATGGTCGTCGCTCGTCCCGCCGTCCGCCGTGACGTCGCCGTCTGGTTCGCCATCCTGGCGAGCTTCGCGGCGCTGCTGTGGATCTTCGGCGACATTCTGTTGCCGTTCCTGCTCGGCATGGCGATCGCTTACGTCGTCGACCCGGTGGTCGTGTGGTTCGCGCGTCGCGGGCTCTCCCGCGGCATGGCCGCGGGGCTGCTGGTCGGCGTCTCGCTCGCGGTCGGGCTCGCGACGCTGCTGGTCTTCGGCCCGGTGTTGATCGAGCAAGCCAGGGCGCTGCTCGCGCGCGCGCCGGAGATCCTGACGGCGATCTCCCAGAGCACCACGGCCGTCGCGGAGCGCTTCCTCCGGGTCGTCGGCGTCGGGCCGCGCGGCGAGGTGCCGTCCATCCTCGTGCAGGCGGAGCACCGGGTGGAGGAGATGCTGGCCATGTGGGCGGCGACACTCCTCGGGCGCGGCATCGCCCTCGTCAATCTGCTCGGTCTCCTCGCGGTGACGCCGCTCGTCGCCTTCTACCTGCTGCGTGATTGGCCGCGGATCCTCGCGCACATCGACGGCTGGTTGCCGCGCGACTACGCCGACACCATCCGCGCCCAGGCGCGGGAGATGGATCGCGTGCTCGCCGGCTTTGCCCGCGGAGCGGCGCTCGTGTCCGCGGGACTCGCCGTCTTCTACGGTGCGGCGCTGTCGTTGGCCGGGCTCGACTTCGGCCTGCTGATCGGCATCGTCGCCGGCGCGCTCTCGTTCGTTCCCTATCTGGGCGCGACGGTCGGTTTCGGCGTTTCGGTCGGCATGGCGCTCGTCCAGTTCTGGCCCGACTGGACCCGCGTGGTGCTGGTCGGGGCCATCTTCGTCGTCGGCAACCTCGTGTCCGACTACATCGTCACGCCGCGCGTGGTCGGCGACCGCATCGGCGTCCACCCGCTCTGGGTGTTGTTCGCGTTCTTCGCCGGCGCGGCGCTCTTCGGCTTCGCAGGCATACTGGCATCCGTCCCGGCGTGCGCGGCGATCGGCGTCGTCGCCCGGTTCGCGATCCAGCAGTACAAATCGTCGGCGTTCTATCGCGGGGCGGCATAG
- a CDS encoding DUF1295 domain-containing protein yields MTALAVVVFTALFFIDAGYGQYLDRKWGKAIDNRLGWVLMEVPVVIVFALYWWLSSRRFAPTPLAFFVLFNLHYLQRTFVFPLLIRGRDTMPLSIILFGMIFNTANAYMQGVWIFWLAPEDRYTAAWLGTPQFLAGLAIFLAGFAINLHSDHVIRTLRAPGDTTFHIPRGGLFEYVTAANYFGELVEWVGWAVMTLSWSGLVFALWTFANLGPRAHRHHVWYRATFGDAYPPARRRMIPFVY; encoded by the coding sequence ATGACCGCCCTCGCCGTCGTGGTGTTCACCGCGCTGTTCTTCATCGACGCGGGCTACGGGCAATACCTCGATCGCAAGTGGGGGAAAGCGATCGACAATCGCCTCGGCTGGGTGCTGATGGAAGTTCCGGTCGTGATCGTGTTCGCCCTCTACTGGTGGCTGTCCTCCCGGAGGTTCGCGCCGACCCCGCTCGCGTTTTTCGTGCTCTTCAACCTGCACTACCTGCAGCGGACGTTCGTGTTCCCGCTGCTGATTCGCGGCCGTGACACGATGCCGTTGTCGATCATTCTCTTCGGGATGATCTTCAATACCGCCAACGCCTACATGCAGGGAGTCTGGATCTTCTGGCTCGCTCCGGAGGATCGCTACACGGCGGCCTGGCTCGGGACGCCGCAGTTCCTCGCCGGGCTCGCGATCTTCCTCGCCGGGTTCGCGATCAATCTCCACTCCGACCACGTCATCCGGACGCTGCGCGCGCCCGGCGACACGACCTTCCACATCCCGCGCGGCGGCCTCTTCGAGTACGTGACCGCGGCCAACTATTTCGGCGAGCTCGTCGAGTGGGTCGGGTGGGCGGTGATGACGCTCTCCTGGTCCGGCCTGGTGTTCGCGCTCTGGACCTTCGCGAACCTGGGTCCGCGCGCGCACCGCCATCACGTGTGGTATCGCGCGACGTTCGGCGACGCCTACCCGCCGGCGCGCCGGCGCATGATCCCGTTCGTGTACTGA
- a CDS encoding NADH-quinone oxidoreductase subunit I — MSGYFANIRETVTSIFEGMAVTFSHFVRRPFTVQYPDRVPIRVQDTLPFRYRGILAVDLEICTGCLACERACPIDCIVIDAPKDKETRQMILKRFDIDIAKCMYCGLCSEVCPTGSIHHTSEFEGADYTLKSMLRRYVPEPVAAYKPKKGPETDPILGPILERGMTYVEDFAPPTAAPAPASAAATSAAAEAKPTAPAAPATDD, encoded by the coding sequence GTGAGCGGCTACTTCGCGAACATTCGAGAGACCGTCACCTCGATCTTCGAGGGCATGGCGGTGACGTTCTCGCACTTCGTGCGCCGGCCTTTCACCGTGCAGTATCCGGACCGGGTGCCGATCCGGGTGCAGGACACGCTGCCGTTCCGCTACCGCGGCATCCTCGCGGTCGACCTCGAGATCTGCACCGGGTGTCTGGCGTGCGAACGCGCCTGTCCGATCGACTGCATCGTGATCGACGCGCCGAAGGACAAAGAGACGCGGCAGATGATCCTGAAGCGTTTCGACATCGACATCGCGAAGTGCATGTACTGCGGTCTCTGCAGCGAGGTCTGCCCGACGGGGTCGATCCATCACACGTCGGAGTTCGAGGGCGCCGACTACACGTTGAAGAGCATGCTGCGGCGCTACGTGCCGGAGCCGGTGGCGGCCTACAAGCCGAAGAAGGGTCCCGAGACCGATCCCATCCTCGGCCCGATCCTCGAGCGCGGCATGACCTACGTCGAGGATTTCGCGCCGCCGACCGCGGCCCCGGCGCCCGCGAGCGCCGCCGCGACGTCGGCCGCGGCGGAAGCGAAGCCAACCGCGCCGGCCGCGCCCGCGACCGACGACTAG
- a CDS encoding carbamoyl-phosphate synthase large subunit, whose amino-acid sequence MALRALLVANRGEIAIRVLRAAADLGLRTVAVHGEDDAASLHARMADEARPLPGAGPAAYLDVEAVVAAARTTGCDAVHPGYGFLAERADFATRAAEAGLVFVGPSPETLAIFGDKARARALAAAHDVPLLAGTSGPTSRGEAAAFLAAAGGAPIALKAIAGGGGRGMRIVRDAAALAEAWERCRSEATAAFGNGDLYAERWLARARHIEVQVVGDGSGAVAALGERECSLQRRHQKLVEIAPSPGLAPALRARLVAAALRMAAAVRYASLGTFEFLVDAAGGADTAFYFLEANPRLQVEHTVTEVVTGVDLVATQLRLAGGATLADVGLASGDGPAPRGHAIELRINMETMRADADAVPGGGTITAYEPASGPGVRVDGCGYAGYTTNPRFDSLLAKLVVHAPTGGLPTLLARAARALAECRIEGVPTNLDFLHALVTHPDVVADRVDTGFVGRYAPDLVAAAAARVRRRPQASGAEAAPLAGARVDRGDPLAVLAHGKSGGRRAGATARADADATLGDDALAVRAHMQGTVVSVDVAEGDTVAAGDTLLVMEAMKMEHVVAAERAGVVRRLAVAAGDTVFEGHLLVLLAPTDAGGRASEAGDDLDLEHVRADLAEAFERHAVGLDAARPEAVARRRAAGQRTARENVGDLCDPGSFVEYGALVIAAQRQRRSVEDLIAKTPADGLVAGIGTVNAATARDRASCVVLAYDYTVLAGTQGAQNHRKKDRMLEVAARERLPVVLFSEGGGGRPGDTDALGIAGLDVPTFQAFARLSGLVPLVGINSGFCFAGNAALLGCCDVVIATAGSNIGMGGPAMVEGGGLGVFRPEEIGPMAVQSGNGVVDVAVADEAEAVRVAKRYLGFFQGPLAEWSSADQRRLRALVPENRLRVYDVRKVVTTLADAGSVLELRRPFGRGMVTALARIEGRPVGIVANDPTHLAGAIDADGADKAARFLQLCDAFDVPVVFLCDTPGIMVGPEIEKRALVRHAARLFLVGASLTTPFCTIVLRKGYGLGAMAMAGGSFKAGLFTMAWPTGEFGGMGLEGAVKLGFRKELAALTDPAERRALYDGMVERLYRHGKGVSAASHFEIDDVIDPADTRRVIASAFAATPAAPPRHDKKRPCIDAW is encoded by the coding sequence ATGGCTCTCCGCGCGCTGCTCGTCGCCAATCGGGGAGAGATCGCGATCCGCGTGCTGCGCGCGGCGGCGGACCTCGGGCTCCGTACGGTCGCGGTGCACGGCGAGGACGACGCCGCGTCGCTGCACGCGCGCATGGCGGACGAGGCGCGCCCGCTGCCGGGCGCGGGGCCGGCGGCGTATCTCGACGTCGAGGCGGTCGTCGCGGCGGCGCGGACGACCGGGTGCGACGCCGTCCACCCGGGCTACGGGTTCCTCGCCGAGCGCGCCGACTTCGCGACGCGCGCGGCCGAGGCGGGTCTCGTCTTCGTGGGGCCGTCTCCCGAGACCCTCGCGATCTTCGGCGACAAGGCGCGGGCGCGGGCGCTCGCCGCCGCGCACGACGTGCCGCTCCTCGCCGGCACGAGCGGGCCGACCTCGCGCGGCGAGGCGGCGGCGTTCCTCGCCGCCGCCGGCGGCGCGCCGATCGCGCTGAAGGCGATCGCGGGCGGCGGTGGCCGGGGGATGCGCATCGTGCGCGACGCGGCGGCGCTCGCCGAGGCGTGGGAGCGCTGCCGCTCCGAGGCGACCGCCGCCTTCGGGAACGGCGACCTCTACGCCGAGCGCTGGCTCGCGCGAGCCCGCCACATCGAGGTGCAGGTCGTCGGCGACGGCAGCGGCGCGGTCGCGGCGCTCGGGGAGCGCGAGTGCTCGTTGCAGCGCCGTCATCAGAAGCTCGTCGAGATCGCGCCGAGCCCGGGCCTCGCGCCGGCGCTCCGCGCCCGGCTCGTCGCGGCCGCGCTCCGCATGGCGGCGGCGGTGCGCTACGCGAGCCTCGGCACCTTCGAGTTCCTGGTCGATGCCGCAGGCGGCGCCGACACGGCCTTCTACTTCCTCGAGGCGAACCCGCGCCTCCAGGTCGAGCACACCGTGACCGAGGTCGTGACCGGCGTCGACCTGGTCGCGACGCAGCTCCGCCTCGCCGGAGGCGCGACGCTCGCCGACGTCGGGCTCGCGAGCGGCGACGGTCCGGCGCCGCGCGGTCACGCGATCGAGCTCCGCATCAACATGGAGACGATGCGCGCCGACGCGGACGCGGTGCCGGGCGGCGGAACGATCACCGCCTACGAGCCGGCGTCGGGGCCGGGGGTGCGCGTCGACGGCTGCGGCTACGCCGGGTACACGACCAATCCGCGCTTCGACTCGCTGCTCGCGAAGCTCGTCGTGCACGCGCCGACGGGCGGCTTGCCGACGCTCCTCGCGCGCGCGGCGCGCGCGCTCGCCGAGTGCCGCATCGAGGGCGTGCCGACGAACCTCGATTTCCTGCACGCGCTCGTGACGCACCCCGACGTCGTCGCCGACCGGGTCGACACCGGATTCGTCGGCCGCTACGCGCCCGATCTCGTTGCCGCGGCGGCGGCGCGCGTGCGGCGGCGCCCGCAGGCGTCCGGGGCCGAGGCCGCGCCGCTCGCGGGAGCGCGCGTCGACCGGGGCGACCCGCTGGCGGTGCTCGCGCACGGGAAGAGCGGCGGTCGGCGCGCGGGCGCGACGGCCCGGGCCGACGCGGACGCGACGCTCGGCGACGACGCGCTCGCGGTCCGTGCCCACATGCAGGGCACGGTCGTGAGCGTCGACGTGGCGGAGGGCGACACGGTGGCGGCCGGGGACACGCTCCTCGTGATGGAAGCAATGAAGATGGAGCACGTCGTCGCGGCCGAGCGCGCCGGCGTCGTTCGCCGCCTCGCGGTCGCGGCGGGCGACACCGTCTTCGAAGGGCACCTGCTGGTGTTGCTGGCACCCACCGACGCCGGCGGCCGGGCGAGCGAGGCGGGCGACGACCTCGACCTCGAGCACGTGCGTGCCGACCTCGCCGAGGCGTTCGAGCGACACGCGGTCGGACTCGATGCCGCCCGCCCCGAAGCGGTCGCGCGCCGGCGCGCCGCCGGCCAGCGGACGGCGCGCGAGAACGTCGGCGATCTCTGCGACCCGGGGAGCTTCGTCGAGTACGGCGCGCTGGTGATCGCGGCGCAGCGCCAGCGCCGCTCGGTCGAGGATCTGATCGCGAAGACGCCCGCCGACGGGCTGGTCGCCGGGATCGGCACGGTAAACGCCGCGACCGCGCGGGACCGCGCTTCCTGCGTCGTGCTCGCCTACGACTACACCGTGCTCGCCGGGACCCAGGGCGCGCAGAACCACCGCAAGAAGGACCGCATGCTCGAGGTCGCCGCGCGCGAGCGCCTGCCGGTCGTGCTCTTCAGCGAGGGCGGCGGCGGCCGTCCCGGCGACACCGACGCCCTCGGCATCGCCGGCCTCGACGTGCCGACGTTCCAGGCGTTCGCGCGCCTCTCGGGGCTGGTGCCGCTCGTCGGCATCAACTCCGGCTTCTGCTTCGCGGGCAACGCCGCGCTCCTCGGCTGCTGCGACGTCGTGATCGCGACGGCGGGCTCCAACATCGGCATGGGCGGTCCCGCGATGGTCGAGGGCGGCGGGCTCGGCGTTTTCCGGCCCGAGGAGATCGGGCCGATGGCGGTGCAGTCGGGGAACGGCGTCGTCGACGTCGCGGTCGCCGACGAGGCCGAGGCGGTGCGGGTCGCGAAGCGATATCTCGGATTCTTCCAGGGGCCGCTCGCCGAGTGGTCGTCGGCCGATCAGCGCCGTTTGCGCGCGCTCGTCCCGGAGAATCGGCTCCGCGTCTACGACGTGCGGAAGGTCGTGACGACGCTCGCCGACGCGGGCTCGGTCCTCGAGCTGCGGCGCCCGTTCGGTCGCGGCATGGTGACGGCGCTCGCGCGTATCGAAGGCCGTCCGGTCGGGATCGTCGCCAACGATCCGACCCATCTGGCCGGCGCGATCGACGCCGACGGCGCCGACAAGGCTGCGCGCTTCCTCCAGCTCTGCGACGCCTTCGATGTGCCGGTCGTCTTTCTCTGCGACACGCCCGGCATCATGGTCGGGCCGGAGATCGAGAAGCGCGCCCTCGTCCGACATGCCGCGCGCCTCTTCCTCGTCGGCGCGAGCCTGACGACGCCGTTCTGCACGATCGTGCTCCGCAAGGGCTACGGCCTCGGCGCGATGGCGATGGCGGGGGGCAGCTTCAAGGCCGGGCTCTTCACGATGGCATGGCCGACCGGCGAGTTCGGCGGCATGGGGCTCGAGGGGGCGGTGAAGCTCGGGTTCCGCAAGGAGCTCGCCGCGCTCACCGACCCGGCCGAGCGCCGGGCGCTCTACGACGGGATGGTCGAGCGTCTCTACCGCCACGGCAAGGGCGTGAGCGCCGCGTCGCACTTCGAGATCGACGACGTGATCGACCCCGCTGACACCCGCCGCGTGATCGCATCCGCTTTCGCCGCCACCCCCGCCGCGCCTCCGCGCCACGACAAGAAACGCCCCTGCATCGACGCCTGGTGA
- a CDS encoding NADH-quinone oxidoreductase subunit J, with amino-acid sequence MSLSVALFYAFAAFTVICAAGVAFSRNIVYSAFALLGTLFGVAALYVFLAADFVAGAQFLIYIGGVLVLILFAVMLTHRIADVAVSNRAAGRPAALVAVGLAAAVLGRAVFKTRWPVADALADAPTTHAIGNGFLGPYVLPFELASFVLLAVLVGAIVVSRKELRS; translated from the coding sequence TTGTCGTTGTCCGTCGCTCTCTTCTACGCCTTCGCCGCGTTTACCGTGATCTGCGCGGCCGGCGTCGCGTTCTCCCGCAACATCGTCTACTCGGCCTTCGCCCTCCTCGGCACGCTCTTCGGCGTCGCCGCTCTCTACGTCTTCCTGGCGGCGGACTTCGTCGCCGGCGCCCAGTTCCTCATCTACATCGGCGGCGTCCTGGTGCTGATCCTCTTCGCCGTGATGCTGACGCATCGGATCGCCGACGTCGCGGTGTCGAACCGGGCGGCCGGGCGGCCGGCGGCGCTCGTCGCGGTCGGGCTCGCGGCCGCGGTGCTCGGGCGCGCCGTCTTCAAGACGCGCTGGCCGGTCGCGGACGCGCTTGCGGACGCGCCGACGACGCACGCGATCGGCAACGGCTTCCTCGGGCCGTACGTGCTGCCGTTCGAGCTCGCGTCGTTCGTGCTGCTCGCGGTGCTGGTCGGCGCGATCGTGGTGTCGCGCAAAGAGCTGCGGAGCTGA
- the nuoK gene encoding NADH-quinone oxidoreductase subunit NuoK, translated as MPGVPLQHVLLVGLVLFALGLYTVLTRRNAIGILMGIELLLNAANVNYVAFARYSGAPTDGQIFAIFVIMLAAAEAAVGLAIVLGIYRNFESIDVDATRLLRH; from the coding sequence ATGCCGGGGGTTCCGCTGCAGCACGTCCTTCTCGTCGGCCTGGTCCTCTTCGCGCTCGGACTCTACACCGTGCTCACCCGGCGCAACGCGATCGGCATCCTGATGGGCATCGAGCTGCTGCTCAACGCCGCCAACGTCAACTACGTCGCCTTCGCGCGCTACTCGGGTGCGCCCACCGACGGCCAGATCTTCGCGATCTTCGTCATCATGCTCGCGGCGGCGGAGGCGGCGGTCGGCCTCGCGATCGTGCTCGGCATCTACCGCAACTTCGAGAGCATCGACGTCGACGCGACGCGCTTGCTCAGGCACTGA